The Streptomyces sp. NBC_00483 genome contains the following window.
GGCGGCCCTGCGCCGGCCAGTAGAAGCCGAGCGCCGCGTACGGGTGCGCGGCGAGCTGGCGGCCCTTCGCGCTGCCCGCGTGCGAGGCGAAGTGCCAGCCGTGCGCCTCGTCCGCGCCGTGCAGCATCACCGTACGGACATCGGCGCGGCCCTCGGTGTCCGTTGTCGCGAGCGAGGGGGTGTGCGGCTCGGGCTGGCCCGCCGCCACGGCCGCGGCGAACCACTCCGTGAACAGGGCGAGGGGTGCGGCGGGCGCGTCCCGCGGGTCGAAGGCGGGCAGCTCGGTGTCCCATACGCGCAGGGAGCGCAGCAGGGCGTCGAGATCGGGTGCGGGTTCCGGTTCCATGGTCCCCGATCGTTCCATGGACCGGTTCTCGCGTGCCGGTGGCTCGGGTCGGCGCCCTTCCCGCGGGTCATCCCCTCTCAATCCCGCCCCAACACCACCGTCCCCGCCGAGCAGAACCAGCCGCCCGTCCCCGACGCCACGGCCAGCTGCGGCAGCGAACCGTCCGTCCGCCGCACCTGATGGCCGCCCGCCTCGCCGCGCAGTTGGCGTGCCGCCTCCACCAGGAGGAAGAGGCCGCGCATGCCGGGGTGCTGGGCGGAGAGGCCGCCGCCGTCCGTGTTCGTCGGGAGTTCGCCGTCGTGCAGGAGGCGGCCCTTCTCGACGAACGCGCCTCC
Protein-coding sequences here:
- a CDS encoding pyridoxine/pyridoxamine 5'-phosphate oxidase, producing the protein MEPEPAPDLDALLRSLRVWDTELPAFDPRDAPAAPLALFTEWFAAAVAAGQPEPHTPSLATTDTEGRADVRTVMLHGADEAHGWHFASHAGSAKGRQLAAHPYAALGFYWPAQGRQIRVRGPVRTAPPETAHADLHARSTGALASALVGHQSEPLGSYEELERASDAAWERAQREPDAAAPSWTVYELAPDEVEFFQGDARRRHVRLRYLRTAEGWTKELLWP